A region from the Lolium perenne isolate Kyuss_39 chromosome 4, Kyuss_2.0, whole genome shotgun sequence genome encodes:
- the LOC127293869 gene encoding UDP-glucose 6-dehydrogenase 2, producing MVKICCIGAGYVGGPTMAVIALKCPDVEVVVVDISEARIAGWNSERLPIYEPGLDDVVKQCRGRNLFFSTDVNRYVGEADIVFVSVNTPTKTRGLGAGKAADLTYWESAARMIADVSRSDKIVVEKSTVPVKTAEAIEKILAHNGRGVRYQILSNPEFLAEGTAVQDLFCPDRVLIGGRETPEGQAAVKALKDVYARWVPEDRIITTNLWSAELSKLAANAFLAQRISSVNAISALCEATGADVTEVAYSIGKDKRIGPRFLSASVGFGGSCFQKDILNLVYICECYALPEVAEYWRQVIGINDYQKSRFVNRVVSSMFNTVAGKKVAVLGFAFKKDTGDTRETPAIDVCRGLLGDKAVLSIYDPQVTEEQVRRDLAMNKFDWDHPRHLQPVGETAGQQVLGVAPDAYEAARDAHAVCILTEWDEFRSLDYTRMYDAMQKPAFVFDGRNIVDPEKLREIGFIVYSIGKPLDHWLRDTPAVA from the coding sequence ATGGTGAAGATCTGCTGCATCGGCGCGGGCTACGTGGGCGGCCCGACGATGGCGGTGATCGCGCTCAAGTGCCCCGACGTGGAGGTTGTGGTGGTGGACATCTCGGAGGCGCGCATCGCCGGGTGGAACAGCGAGCGGCTCCCCATCTACGAGCCCGGCCTGGACGACGTCGTCAAGCAGTGCCGCGGCCGCAACCTCTTCTTCAGCACCGACGTGAACCGCTACGTGGGCGAGGCGGACATCGTGTTCGTCTCCGTCAACACCCCCACCAAGACCCGCGGCCTCGGCGCCGGCAAGGCCGCCGACCTCACCTACTGGGAGAGCGCGGCGCGCATGATCGCCGACGTCTCCCGCTCCGACAAGATCGTGGTCGAGAAGTCCACCGTGCCCGTCAAGACCGCCGAGGCCATCGAGAAGATCCTCGCCCACAACGGCCGCGGCGTCCGCTACCAGATCCTCTCCAACCCGGAGTTCCTCGCCGAGGGCACCGCCGTGCAGGACCTCTTCTGCCCCGACCGCGTCCTCATCGGCGGCCGCGAGACGCCCGAGGGGCAGGCCGCCGTGAAGGCCCTCAAGGACGTGTACGCGCGCTGGGTGCCCGAGGACCGCATCATCACCACCAACCTCTGGTCCGCCGAGCTGTCCAAGCTCGCCGCAAACGCATTCCTCGCGCAGCGCATCTCCTCCGTCAACGCCATCTCCGCGCTGTGCGAGGCCACCGGCGCCGACGTCACCGAGGTGGCCTACTCCATCGGCAAGGACAAGCGCATCGGCCCGCGGTTCCTCTCCGCGAGCGTGGGGTTCGGCGGCTCCTGCTTCCAGAAGGACATCCTCAACCTGGTCTACATCTGCGAGTGCTACGCGCTCCCGGAGGTGGCGGAGTACTGGCGGCAGGTCATCGGGATCAATGACTACCAGAAGAGCCGCTTCGTCAACCGCGTCGTCTCCTCCATGTTCAACACCGTCGCCGGCAAGAAGGTGGCCGTGCTCGGCTTCGCCTTCAAGAAGGACACGGGCGACACCCGCGAGACGCCCGCCATCGACGTGTGCCGCGGCCTGCTCGGGGACAAGGCCGTCCTGAGCATCTACGACCCGCAGGTCACGGAGGAGCAGGTCCGGCGGGACCTCGCCATGAACAAGTTCGACTGGGACCACCCGCGCCACCTGCAGCCCGTGGGCGAGACCGCCGGCCAGCAGGTGCTGGGCGTGGCGCCGGACGCCTACGAGGCCGCCCGTGACGCGCACGCCGTCTGCATCCTCACCGAGTGGGACGAGTTCAGGAGCCTCGACTACACCCGGATGTACGACGCCATGCAGAAGCCGGCGTTCGTCTTCGACGGCCGCAACATCGTCGACCCGGAGAAGCTCCGGGAGATCGGGTTCATCGTTTACTCAATCGGCAAACCGCTTGACCACTGGCTTAGGGACACGCCAGCCGTCGCCTGA